The genomic window AGAACCTACGGTTGGGCCTGGTTGTTGAAATTGGATGAAGAATTGGCAACCTGGAATCACCCGAAAGCGAAAATCTGGCATCAGAATTTAAAACCTTTAACAGATAAAATTCTGGACTCCTGGAAAACGTTTTTACCAAAGCAGACATACCCGAACAGAACCGGTGTTCACCCCAATACAGCTTTTGCAATGGTTTTTGCGCTGGATTGGGCAAGAGCTACAGGAGACAAAAACTTCGAAAATCAGCTGATAGAAAAAGCTAAATATTTCTATTTAAATAATACAAAAACTCCTGCTTACCTTGAGCCGGATGGTTCGGATTTCTTTTCGCCAAGTTTGGAAATTGCAGATTTGATGAGAAGAGTTTTGCCTCAAAAAGAATTTGTTTCATGGCTGAATAACTTCTACGAAAAAAGAAGCCTGGAGAATATTGAAAAAATTCCGGTGGTGAGTGATCTGTCAGATTATCAGACGGTTCATCTGGTAGGTTTATCGTTTACAAAAGCCTGGTGTATGAAAGGAATTGCAAAATCACTTCCTGACCATCATCCGTTGAAAAAGGAATTTCAGAAAACAGCAACTGTATTTTTAAACAACGGACTTCCGTTATTATTCCAGGGGAATTACGGAGGTGATCATTGGCTGGCCAGTTTTGCGGTATATGCTTTGGAGGATTAATTGAGTTGGAGCCTTGATACGGGAAGAGAGAAGTGGATGTTGTGTGAAAAACAACTTCCGACCTCGGCTTCTAGCTTCCTTACCCAAAACTAATATTTGATTCCCAGTTTTTTAAGAATAAAGCTTAGCAGCCAAATCGGGCCGACTAAAAGGAATTGGATGTCTTTTAAGAAAGAAGGTTTTTTACCTTCAATTTTATGTCCGACGAATTGTAAAATCCAGGTAATAATAAAAACGGCGAGATAAACCATCCATGAATGTTCTTTAAAACGAATATTGATTCCATATGCGAAGCTTTCCATTAAAGTCATCACGAAAATCATGATGAGACCGATGAAGAAAGAAAGTCTCATATAAAAAAAAGTGACTAGAGCCATCGCAATAAGGCTTATATAACTGATTTCCCCAATGTATATAAAACCAATTGCTTTCGAAGGAATAAGAGAAATAAATCCTAAAATCGTCCAAAAAATCAGAGGAACGCATATCCAATGGATCAGTTTGTTAGTCGGATTTCTGTGGCTTTCAGCATATTCAGCAAATAGTAAATCAATTTTTCTCATGGTAAGAATTTGTAACATACTAAAATAATAAATTTTTGTAATCGCTCAAGAGATTGCTTACATTTGTGTTATGTCTGTCTTAGAAAAATACGGGGTTGATGTTTTTACACAACATAATATATTCGAGAGAATAGCTGTCGACAAGCCATTTCGTCCTGAAAATCCGGCGTTTATCTTCATTAAAACTGGAACGATAAAACTCAAACAGCACTTTCGCGATTTAGAGCTTTCTGCGAATATGTTTATGGTGACAGATCCTCAGACGATTTACGAAATGGTTTCCGTGAGTGATGATTTCCAGTCGAGAATGGTTTCCTATAAACGTGAATTTATTTCGGCTTTATCACTAAAATTCAACAGATTAATAACTTATCGCTACTTCAGGCAGCAAATGAATATTGGTGTTCCTTTTCATCAGGATGAAATGGAGGTCGTTTGGAAAAGTGTGAATTTTCTTAAGTATATCCTCGATTCGGAAACGGAAATGATGTACAAAAAAGAAATGGTGGAGCATCTTTTTTCTGTTTTTTGTTACCAGATGGCAGGAATTATCTCTAAAGAAGACAATAATTCTATGAACCAGATGTCAAGACAGGAGGAAATTGTTTTTGTTTTCCTGAATGATCTTGCACAGCACCATCTTACGGAGCGGTCGGTTGAATTTTATGCCGAACGACAGTCGATTACAACCAGACATCTTTCATCGGTAATCAAGTCCATTACGGGCAAGTCTGCAAGCCAGATTATTGCTTTAGTGGTGATTAATGAGGCTAAAGTACTTTTAAACTCTTCCAGCAAACCGGTTTCGGAGATTTCTTCAATTCTTGGGTTTAGCGATCAGTACTCATTTTCTCACTTTTTTAAGAAACATTTGGGAGAAAGTCCTTCACAATACCGAAATCAGTTCGATAACTAAAATCATACATTTAAACATCTTTTTCCAATTCTCAAACATTTGTTTGAGTTTCTTCCCGCCATAACTTTGTACTCGTAAAACAAGGTAAAATGGTAAAGAATATTAAAACAGCACTATTACTGGTGATAGCAGTCTTTCCTGCGCTGTTTTTTTCACAAGAAATAAAACAGATGACAGCGAATGAGGTGGTCGAGCTCGCATTGCAAAATCATCAGCAGTTGAAAATTTCGGCACAAAATATTGACATTGCAAAACAGAATACTAATGTTGCCAGGCTTCAGAAATTACCGATTATAACTGCGGCTACAAGCCAGTTTTATTTAGGTGATGCAAGAGCAATCGATAAAGATTTTTCCAATTCTACAACTATTCCGATGCCTCACTACGGTAGTTCTTATGCCGTTCAGGCAACGCAGGTAATCTTCAAGGGAGGATTGGTGAATAAATCTATTGAATTGGCGGGACTTCGTGAGCAACTGTCAAAACTGGATCTGGAAAAAAATAAACAGGACGTAAAATTTTTGGTGATCTCCAATTATTTGGATGTTTATAAGATTTTAAATCAACAGGAAGTATTTCAGACCAACAAAAAACTGGCTCAGGAAAGACTGAAAAATATCCGGAAATTTTATCAGCAGGGTATGGTTACACGAAATGAAGTGATTCGTGGCGAATTGGCAATTAAGAATATTGATCAGTTCATGTTGACGTTAGCAAACAATAAGAAAATCCTGAATTATAATTTAAATATTGCTTTAGGATTGCCAGCAGATACAGAGATCATTCCTATTGAAAGCTTAGGGAATAAAGATGCCGGTATAGGAATGGATTATTATGTAAATCTTGCCCATGACAGTAATCCTTTGATGAAATCTGCAAAAACAAATATGCTGGTTGCAGATAAAAATATTGAGATTATAAAAACCGATAAAATGCCTACAGTAGCAGGTTATGGAGGATATACTCTGCAAAGACCGATTACGACGAGAAATCCTGTTCTGGATATGTATTCGGGAGGCTGGCAAACGGGAGTTTCTTTAAGCTATAATATTGATAATCTATATAAAACGAAAGAAAGAGTAAAGTTGGGAGAACTGCAAAAAAATCAGGCCAATGATGCCATGACTTTAACGCAACAAAATATTGATATGGCTGTGAATGCTGCGTATGTAAAATACCAGGAATCTATTCAGCAAGCAGATATTCTAAATGATGCCAAAACATTAGCGGAAGAAAATTATAAAATTACGGAAGCCAAATATTTAAACCAGTTGGCTGTACAGGCAGAAATGCTGGATGCACAGTATCAGAAACTTCAATCGGAATTAGAATATGCCAATGCAGAAATCACTGTACTGTATCAATATTACAATCTTCTGAAATCTACCGGAACTCTTTAATTTTTAAAACTGAAAACAATGGAAAACAAGGAACAAAATACATCTTCAGCACCTGTACAGTCAAGTGCTGCGGCGAAAAAGAAAGAAAATAAAAAAAATAAAATCAGAGCCATTATTTCGAACATTATTGTGTTTTTGGTAATTGGTCTCGGGCTATTCTGGCTGGTTCGTGAATATTTTCACGTGGGAGACAAAACGTACACGGAGGCAGCTCAGGTGGAGGAATTCATTAACCCGATTAATACGAGAGTTTCGGCTTACATCAAAGAAATTAAATTTATTGAACACCAACAGGTTAAAAAAGGAGATACGTTGGTAATTCTTGACAATCGTGAAATTTTAACACAATTGGGTCAGGCAGAAGCTGCTTATCAGAATGCCTTAGCTCAAAAAACGGCAACAAGTTCATCTGTAAACACGGTTTCCAATAACGTAAGTGTGATGGAATCCAATATTGCCGGAGCAAAAGCAAGGCTTTGGAATGCCGAACAAAATTTAAACAGATATAAAAACCTTTTGGCTTCAGAAGCTGTAACGAGACAACAATATGATCAGGTGAAAACTGAATATGATGCTCAAAAAGCAGCGTATGAAACTTTGGTTAACCAAAAACAGTCAGCTAACCTTTCCACAACAGAAGTGAAAAGTAAATTAGGAATCAATGATGCCGAAATTAAGAGGACCAAATCTGCATTGGACATGGCGAGAATTAACCTGTCTTATACGGTAATTACTGCGCCTTACGATGGAGTGATGGGGAGAAGAGTACTTTCTGAAGGACAGTTGATTCAGCCGGGACAGCAAGTGGCAACTATCGTTTTAAACGGACAAAAATGGATAACTGCTAATTTCCTGGAAAAACAGATGCCGAACATTAAAATCGGTGAGAAAATGATGATGACAGTGGATGCTTTGGGAGGTCAAAAGTTTGAAGGGGTAGTAACCGCTATTTCTGCAGCTACAGGATCGAGATATTCAAGTGTTCCGACGGATAACTCTACCGGAAACTTCATCAAAGTCCAACAGAGAATTCCAGTAAGAATTGAGTTTACAGCTTCCAATAAAAAAGAAAATATAGATCAACTTAGTGCAGGGATGAACGTGAATGTGAGTATTAATAAGTAAGGAAGCTTGAGGATGGAAGAGGGAAGAGTATGCAGTGTGGAATAAAACTTCCTGCATACATCTTCTGACTTCTAGCCTTCAACATCAAATTTTGAAAATCATGTACAATAAAGGATTATACAACGACTGGGTTCCGAAACCGGTGCAGCTTTTGCTGATCGTATTGCTTCTTGCTGTAGTAATGCCTCTTGGTGGAGTATATACAGGGAATGTAAGCTATGTGGTGAACGGAACCGGAGCGATGACAGAATATTTCATGTGGGCGAATTATGCGACGACGATTGGGATGGGAGCGTGTATGCCTATTGTTCTCAGAATGAAAATGAGATTTAAAGTCCGGGATAAAATGACGTTTTTGCTGGTTCTTTTGGGGCTATTGAGCTATTTAAATTCAACGACTTTTGACCCGATGATTTTTGTTTTTTCATCATTACTCATCGGATTTTTAAAAATGATGGTTA from Chryseobacterium camelliae includes these protein-coding regions:
- a CDS encoding helix-turn-helix domain-containing protein — translated: MSVLEKYGVDVFTQHNIFERIAVDKPFRPENPAFIFIKTGTIKLKQHFRDLELSANMFMVTDPQTIYEMVSVSDDFQSRMVSYKREFISALSLKFNRLITYRYFRQQMNIGVPFHQDEMEVVWKSVNFLKYILDSETEMMYKKEMVEHLFSVFCYQMAGIISKEDNNSMNQMSRQEEIVFVFLNDLAQHHLTERSVEFYAERQSITTRHLSSVIKSITGKSASQIIALVVINEAKVLLNSSSKPVSEISSILGFSDQYSFSHFFKKHLGESPSQYRNQFDN
- a CDS encoding DUF962 domain-containing protein, which encodes MLQILTMRKIDLLFAEYAESHRNPTNKLIHWICVPLIFWTILGFISLIPSKAIGFIYIGEISYISLIAMALVTFFYMRLSFFIGLIMIFVMTLMESFAYGINIRFKEHSWMVYLAVFIITWILQFVGHKIEGKKPSFLKDIQFLLVGPIWLLSFILKKLGIKY
- a CDS encoding TolC family protein, with product MVKNIKTALLLVIAVFPALFFSQEIKQMTANEVVELALQNHQQLKISAQNIDIAKQNTNVARLQKLPIITAATSQFYLGDARAIDKDFSNSTTIPMPHYGSSYAVQATQVIFKGGLVNKSIELAGLREQLSKLDLEKNKQDVKFLVISNYLDVYKILNQQEVFQTNKKLAQERLKNIRKFYQQGMVTRNEVIRGELAIKNIDQFMLTLANNKKILNYNLNIALGLPADTEIIPIESLGNKDAGIGMDYYVNLAHDSNPLMKSAKTNMLVADKNIEIIKTDKMPTVAGYGGYTLQRPITTRNPVLDMYSGGWQTGVSLSYNIDNLYKTKERVKLGELQKNQANDAMTLTQQNIDMAVNAAYVKYQESIQQADILNDAKTLAEENYKITEAKYLNQLAVQAEMLDAQYQKLQSELEYANAEITVLYQYYNLLKSTGTL
- a CDS encoding DUF2891 domain-containing protein — protein: MKKSLLAIVFSPFLMYAQEVPKLTDDMAIRLSEKPLHCINQEYPNKTAHIINNAGEVPLSPKDLHPSFYGCFDWHSSVHGHWMLVRLLKTKSGLSIAKDIENILDNSFKKENLQTEADYFTKYQLTGTFERTYGWAWLLKLDEELATWNHPKAKIWHQNLKPLTDKILDSWKTFLPKQTYPNRTGVHPNTAFAMVFALDWARATGDKNFENQLIEKAKYFYLNNTKTPAYLEPDGSDFFSPSLEIADLMRRVLPQKEFVSWLNNFYEKRSLENIEKIPVVSDLSDYQTVHLVGLSFTKAWCMKGIAKSLPDHHPLKKEFQKTATVFLNNGLPLLFQGNYGGDHWLASFAVYALED
- a CDS encoding HlyD family secretion protein, whose product is MENKEQNTSSAPVQSSAAAKKKENKKNKIRAIISNIIVFLVIGLGLFWLVREYFHVGDKTYTEAAQVEEFINPINTRVSAYIKEIKFIEHQQVKKGDTLVILDNREILTQLGQAEAAYQNALAQKTATSSSVNTVSNNVSVMESNIAGAKARLWNAEQNLNRYKNLLASEAVTRQQYDQVKTEYDAQKAAYETLVNQKQSANLSTTEVKSKLGINDAEIKRTKSALDMARINLSYTVITAPYDGVMGRRVLSEGQLIQPGQQVATIVLNGQKWITANFLEKQMPNIKIGEKMMMTVDALGGQKFEGVVTAISAATGSRYSSVPTDNSTGNFIKVQQRIPVRIEFTASNKKENIDQLSAGMNVNVSINK